Below is a genomic region from Zea mays cultivar B73 chromosome 9, Zm-B73-REFERENCE-NAM-5.0, whole genome shotgun sequence.
GTCTGGACTCAAGCTGAAGGCACTCCGGactgatcgaggtggagaattcACCTCGGGTGAGTTCGCGGAGTATTGTGCGGCTGGTGGTGTTCACCGACAACACACTGCGCCGTACAGTCCTCAGCAGAATGGCGTGGTGGAGCGCCGTAATGGGACTGTTGTAGCAGCAGCAAGGAGCATGCTCAAGGCGAAGAAACTTCCTGGCTGGTTTTGGGGAGAGGCGGTAAAAACTGCTGTGTATGTCTTGAACAGGTGCCCAACCAAGAGTGTAGATGGGATGACTCCATTTGAGGCGTGGCACGACAAGAAGCCGGTCGTGCACCACCTCAAGACGTTCGGCTGCATCGTCTACGTCCGCAACACCGTACCTCATCTGAAGAAGCTGGAAGATCGAGGAAAGAAGATGATCTTCATCGGCTATGAAGAAGGCACGAAGGCGTACCGCGCCTACGACCCCGTCACCGAGCGCGTCCATGTCTCAAGGGACGTCATCTTCGACGAGCAGGCCCAGTGGGACTGGGAAACCCACGGCAACACCGACCCAGTAAATGAAGACCAGGATGTGTTTACGATGGAGTATGCCATCGGGAAGCAAACACGTCCAGAGGTAGAAGAGGCTGGTGAAGAATCGGGAGATGAGCAAACTGCTGGTGAAACTGAAGATGAGCAAGCTACTGACGAATCTGAAACTGCTGGTGGTCTGTCCCCTTTAACCCCTCATGCTGATACAGAGCACACTTCGGAAGAGGAGGATGAAATGCAGGAAGTGGAGTTTGCTTCACCACCGGAGGGAAATATTGATGAGTATCTAGATGCCTATAGAGCAGAAGATGATCCACTTAGATTCCGCAAGGTAGATGGACTACTGGAATCCAAAACTCCACCTGGTTATGCAACAAGGAGGCTGTTAGATGAGGAGTTACATGCAGTAAGCGCCGATGAACCGGTCTCTTTTGGTGAAGCAGAAAGGAGTCCGAGCTGGAGGAAAGCAATGATGGAGGAGATGAAGTCAATTGAAGATAACCAGACCTGGACACTTGCAGATCTTCCTCCAGGACGCAAGGCAATCGGTCTCAAATGGGTGTATAAGGTGAAAAGAGATGAGCAAGGTGCAGTATCCAAACACAAGGCACGGCTGGTGGTGAAGGGATATGCACAGCAGCATGGTATTGACTATGATGAGGTATTTGCTCCAGTAGCCAGGCTTGATTCAGTGAGGTTGCTTATTGCACTTGCAGCACATGAGGGTTGGGAAGTGCATCATATGGACGTGAAATCAGCATTCTTGAATGGTGATTTGTGTGAAGAAGTGTATGTACAGCAGCCAGCAGGTTTTGTGGTCACTGGCAGAGAGCACAAGGTGCTCAGACTGAAGAAGGCACTATATGGGCTACACCAAGCACCTCGAGCCTGGAATGAAAAGTTGGACAAAACAATGAAGTCTCTTAGCTTCAAGAAGAGCAGTTCAGAGCCTGCTATTTATCTCAGGAGAAACAGCAAATCACAGTTGGTGGTTGGAGTGTATGTGGATGATTTGATAATCACTGGAACCAATTGTGAGGACATCAAGCTATTCAAGAAAGAGATGGCAGATGTTTTCAAGATGACAGACCTAGGTTTACTGAAGTATTATCTAGGCATTGAAGTAAGGCAGAGCAAGAAGGGAATATCTCTCAGCCAAGGAGCCTATGCAGCACAAATTCTGGAGAGGAATGGTATGAAAGAATGCAATCCGTGTCAGACTCCCATGGAGACACGGTTGAAGCTGAGCAAACTAAGTACTGAACCCCTGGTGGATGCCACTGTATACCGAAGCATAGTAGGAAGTTTAAGGTACTTGGTCAACACTCGACCTGACCTTGCTTTTGCTGTGGGTTATGTCAGCCGGTTTCTGGAAGAACCACACAAAGATCACATGATGGTTGTAAAGCACATCCTGAGGTATGTGAGAGGGACCAAGAGTTGGGGTCTGTGGTTTGGCAGGAAGAGAAGAAAGGAGGCTGGGTTGATTGGGTACAGTGATAGTGATTATGCCGGGGATATTGATAGCAGGAAGAGCACGACTGGAGTGGTCTTCTTCCTGAACAATAGTCCAGTTACTTGGACTTCGATGCAGCAAAAGATGGTGGCTCAGTCAACCTGTGAAGCAGAATACATAGCTGCTGCCAATGCAGCTTGTCAGGCGTTATGGTTAGCAAGGGTACTGGCCGAAGTGCAAGGAGTAGCAAGGAAAGCTCCAATGCTCAAGGTGGACAACAAATCAGCCATTGCTCTCATCAAGAACCCAGTGCTACATGGTCAGAGCAAGCATATAGAAGTGAAATATCATTTTGTCCGGGAGTGTGCTGATAATGGGCAGATCAAGGTAGACTTCATCAGGAGCGAAGAACAGTTGGGGGACTTCCTAACGAAGCCGCTTGGAAAGACCAAGTTTCAGGAGTTGCGCTCTAAGGTCGGACTGGTGGATGTAGACAGATTGCACCACAAGGCTTAGGAGGAGATTGATAGGAAAGTAATCCTTGATTGGTGCTAGTTTACTTATTCTGTTTTAGGAAATAGCTAATATGGTAGTAGTCCAGTCCTATATGGACAGATCTGGTCGGCAGGATCAGGGCTGATAGCAGCCGGTTTATTTCCTTGTAATGATTAGTTTGTTTCCATGTAATGGTCTATAAATATATGGCCTTAGAGGCTAAGAAAAGGCAGTTAATAGGGCGCCACCAAAACTTCTCTGTGTTCTGTCTCTGAGTTCCAGCATTCGCGCGTGTGTGTGAGACTGACCTGAGGAGGGAGGAGCTCGCCGGCAACCTGTAGAAGGTTGTCTCTCCGGCGTGGTTTCCAACAGCGCGGCGGGCAACGGAGGGAGTAGCGTTGTGGGTTTGCCGGTTGTTGGTGCCGTGAACCCAGGCCCGATTCCGGTGGACTGGGCACGCCGTACACGTCCCGTTCCTGTGGAAGCGTGGATGGACACGGGTAATCCACTAATCCATCGTAATCCGTATTGCATCTTAAGTTGCGTTTGGTTCAGTTTGGTCCAGCTTTGTGAGTTCGTTCTCTAGTGTGAAAAAGCTGACGTGATAAAAAAAACTAAAAGTCGTTTGGTTAAAACCGCTGTAAGTTGGCCACTTCAAATAAATTGTATATTGTTTATATATAATTTGTCTAATTATATCTCTTAATCAATATATCTAATGTAAAAATCAATTTTATATTTGTGTTCCTaatatttttataaataaatcaattttataattctatttttaatattttttattattttttttgttTCATTTATCGTACCACTTAATTATTTTAAAACATATTTTAGTTCTTATTTATCACATCTGTTTATTAATATAACAAACTTGAATAAGCAGCAAAAAGTATGGTTCAGGCTGCTTTCAAATTTATACTATAGAAAAATTGCCTTTTCAAAACATAAGCATGttcaaaaagctgaaccaaacgcaccctaagcTGCTACCATGAATTCCAAAATTATACGGATCCTTGGATATCCCGAACTGTTTGTTATTCATGATGATTCAACTGTTCTCTCCGAAACAGGCTTCAGAACTGTTGTCTCCAACACACTGAACCGAACTTTGAAGAACCGAACTAAAATTTTGGTGTTTTGGTTTGAATTTTTGCGAACTTCAGCGTACAGTGTCGGCTTCGGATTTACCCCGAAACTGAGCCGGACTTTGCTTTAGGTTGATCAACTATGCATATTGATATGATATTATGTTTGACCTCAATAACTATACCATTTTCCGAATTGTATTGTAGTTTTGTTGGACTACTCGAATTAGAAGTATATTTTTACTTATTAATATTATTGTAATCTACCGTTTTTCACTTTATTGCTTGTCTATATAGAACATAATATATGTGGCTGACTAGGTGTTTGGTTATTTTGGTTTAAACCTAAAACCTAACCGAAAACCAAACACCGAACTACTCGGTTTTTGTTTCTACAACACACCGGTTCGGAGTTTTTGAATACCAAAGTTTCCAAAAAAAATGAACCGAACTTTCTGTTTAAACCGAATGGCCACCACTATTGAACACCTTTTAAAGTTCATAGACCTAAAAGAGAATGTATGTAAGGCTTACCCACGTTGCACTTCAGTCTTTTCGCTTCAAATATCAAATGGAGTGGCTGATTATATTACGTGAACAGTAGCCTGATTTGCATCAAATACCGTCAACTGTTTGCAACACCAGTGATTTTCAACTCCCAGCACAGTGCATCTCCTCTACCCCAGACACAGACAGTGAGCTGGAGAGAGAAGATTCAATGAACCCAGCAGATCCAGATGACAGAGAGAGGGGGCTACGAATTGCGCCCAACTTGGGCAACTTGCCTTCCTTGTTCGCCACCACATAAAAAGCCAGCGCCACCGGGCACTCCTTCcccaccgcaccaccaccaccacctcctcctctTCCCCAAACCCGTCCGTTCCCTTCCCTTCATCCGGCTCCTCCGCCATTTTTTCCCTGTCGCGGTAAGCGATAGGGTTCGGCTTCGGCGTCCGACCTCTAAATCCGCCCTCGGATCCAGTGGTGCAGTTGCTTCTCCGCCTCTTCTTCGTTTTGCTTCTTCCGGCGTTCTCGGAGCAACCTTTGGCTTCGTCGACGGCGTTCTCGGTCCTTTGCGGCCCGACATGTCTCCGTTCCAGGGATACAGAGGTAAAGGCCCTTGCTTTTGGTTAAGGCGTAAGATTTGTAGTTCCAGTTGTGAGGATTGGATTTCCTTTTGCTTTGTTCTTACCGAGCCTTTGCCTCTTTTCTTGGATTAGGCGATGGGGTTCTCGCCGGCGTCCGGTCGCGGAAGCGCGTGTTCGCGACGGCGGCCGCTGAGCCCGTGACGGCGGCGGCCAAGAGACAGAAGCGCAGGGATGAGCCATCCCTGGACGCGGTGCCGGACGAGTGCCTCTTCGAGGTCCTGCGCCGCGTGCAGGGCACCCGCGCGCGCTGCGCGTCGGCCTGCGTCTCCCGCCGCTGGCTCGCGCTCCTCGCTGGCATCCGCGCCTCTGAGGCCGTGctcgccccggccgcccccgccgtGCCGGACCTCAACCAGGAGTACCTCAGCGAGGACGACGAGGCCGATCTGATGGACCACGACGGCGACGCCCGCGAGAGGACCCTCGAGGGCATGTTGGCCACGGACGCGCGCCTCACGGCGGCGGCCGTGGCCGGCCGTCTGGCTTCCGTCTCCGTCCGCGGGAGCCACCCGGCGCGTGGCGTCACCGACGCCGGCGTCTGTGCTCTCGCCCGCGGCTGCCCAGAGCTCCGCTCCCTTACCCTGTGGGATGTTCCGCAGGTGACGGATGCCGGGCTCGCCGAGATCGCCGCCGAGTGCCACTCGCTGGAGCGGCTCGACATCACTGGCTGCCCTATGATCACGGACAAGGGCCTCGTCGCTGTGGCCCAGGGTTGCCCGGAACTGAAGTCGCTCACCATCGAGGCCTGCTCCGGCGTGGCTAACGAGGGTCTCAAGGCAATTGGCCGGTGCTGCGCCAAGCTACAGGCGGTTAGCGTCAAGAACTGCGCACATGTCGACGACCAGGGTGTGTCTGGCCTCGTCTGCTCTGCGACAGCCTCGTTGGCAAAGGTCCGGCTTCAGGGTTTGAACATCACTGATGCTTCTCTCGCCGTGATTGGGTACTATGGGAAGTCAATCAAGGACCTGACCCTCGCTCGCCTCCCTGCTGTCGGCGAGAGGGGATTTTGGGTGATGGCCAATGCCCTCGGCCTGCAGAAGCTCAGGTGTATGACTGTCGTCTCCTGCCCGGGACTCACGGATCTCGCCCTTGCATCTGTCGCCAAGTTCAGCCCAAGCTTGAAGACTGTGAACCTCAAGAAGTGCAGCAAGGTCTCAGACGGATGCCTCAAGGAATTCGCAGAATCGTCCAGGGTCCTGGAGAGTTTGCAGATCGAGGAGTGCAGCAAGGTTACTCTTGTGGGCATTCTTGCTTTCCTCCTGAACTGCAACCCCAAGTTCAAGGCTCTCTCCTTGTCCAAGTGCATCGGGATCAAGGACATCTGCTCGGCACCTGCGCAGCTCCCAGTATGCAAGTCGCTGCGTTCCCTGACCATCAAGGATTGCCCAGGATTCACGGACGCTAGCCTTGCCGTGGTGGGCATGATCTGCCCTCAGTTGGAGAGCATCGATCTGAGCGGTCTCGGTGCAGTCACCGACAACGGCTTCCTTCCGTTGATGAAGAAGGGTTCGGAGAGTGGGCTGGTCCGTGTGGGCTTGAACGGCTGCGAGAGCCTCACGGACGCGGCGGTTTCCGCCTTGGCGAAGGCCCACGGCGCTTCTCTTGCGCACCTTAGCCTGGAGGGATGCAGCAAGATCACTGACGCCAGCCTGTTCGCCATCTCCGAGAGCTGCAGCCAGCTTGCCGAGCTTGATCTCTCCAACTGCATGGTGAGCGACTACGGTGTCGCGGTCCTGGCAGCGGCGAGGCAGCTCAAGCTGCGTGTCCTCTCGCTGTCTGGCTGTATGAAGGTGACACAGAAGAGCGTTCCTTTCTTGGGCAGCATGTCTTCATCCTTGGAGGCGCTGAATCTCCAGTTCAACTTCATCGGTAACCACAACATCGCTTCCTTGGAGAAGCAGCTCTGGCGGTGCGACATCCTTGCTTAGAGGGAACAAGGGCGATTGGTTGCTGGAGACTCTGGGTCAGCAACCTTTTTTCTCCAGATGCAGATACACGACCGTAGGGGTAGCATATACTTAAGTCTAAGCCTCGTTAGTTGAGTCTGGTTTCTGGCTCGTGTTTGTGTCTTGGTGGGGGGTCTCTCCCGTTTGTCTTAGGGCCGGTTGTTTTCCGAGGGGCGTTTTTTTGCCGAGGCTCGTTTTTTTTGCAGGTATCCTCCTGTGAGGATCTCTGTTCGCTGAGCCTTTGGCAGCCATTACCATGTGGCACCCTGCCCCCCTCCATACCAACCTAAGCCCTTGTGATCAGTCATTCCACCATGCAGTTTCTCTCAAGTCAGTGTTTGAAGCTCAAGTATTCTGTCAAGTGCGCGTTCTTTTCCACTACTACTGGTTTTAGAGTTGCAGACATCAACACTCCTTTGATTGCAAATCTTGCTGCCGAGTACCTGCAAGTCAGTGTTTGTTGGTCATGGGTGGTTGCTATTTTGCGGTGTCCGGTTAGGGTTTGCCTTATTGCATGCAGGTTCGTTCTACAGAGCCTTTGCCTTGACAACCCTGTGTGGTTGTTTTTCTTCTCCGGAGACCTGATTTTGCAGGCTGGTGGTTGGAACACCGTAATATTTGCAACCTTCTTCTGAAGATAAATAAAGCTTGTGTTTCTGTTCTGAATCGTGTTATACCTGTATACTGCCTGCAGTTTCTGTTAAGGTGCTGTAATCCTGTTTTATATATATATGGCTTTGGAATTTCTGTTTGTCATTGTGTGTGTGGGTGACCCTCCTGTGATGAGCAGCGCTGCTGCCTTGTTTGGCTGAGCCGGCCAGGCTCCCGGCTCCCAGGGTTCAATGCATTCAGTCATGCGTGGCTTCTAAGACGGCTGTCTCTATCTATGGCCGTGTGAACTGGAACTGCCCGCTGAAGTCTAACAGTGCTGTATCTTATGACCAACAGCATAGTAATCGAGTTCAGAGTGATGCGATACGAAGTGGGGCTAATTCAAAGCAGTGCCCCTGAATTGGCCTGTCCCCGGCGCACcagagggtctgtttggttgtctGGATGGATAGGCCTGGCTCGTATTTAGGGAACCTAGCTCTTGGTAGCCTGGCTAAGAGCATTCAATATACGTACGTTTGGTTGCCTGTATGAGCTTAGCTTGGCCAatgtgagatgatgtttggtTGCTGGTATAAATGCTTGATGCATGAGCTTAAAAACTATAAAGTTTTATTATATTTTCATGTGATGATGTTGCAATAGTCTATAATATCCTATACAAAGCCTTAATCCACTTTTAAATAAATTAACTTTATTTAATAGACACTAATTACATGTTAATCTGTCATTAGGAAAGACTAATGGTTGCACCGGCAGATCCTGGCTCTGGAGAAACGGCCAATTCCTACCTATCTCGGGAGCCAGGCCCAAGAGGAATCTTTGCATCCCGCGAGCCAGGCTGAAGAGGTTGATCAGGCAACCAAACAGAAGAAAGCTGCATCCCGTGAGCCAGACCATATGCAGGCAACCAAACGCACCCAGAATTGTCCACTCGGCAGCTGCTGCCCAACAGGCACCTACTGGATTGACCGGGCAACCACGTTCATCCCCCCTCTGGCACCCTTTCTCTCGCCGGTCGCTGCGTCCTGTTCCGTGCAGTGCTGCTCCCCTGGTGGAGCCTGGACGCTCCCGTCCGTGTGGTTCATGCACTTGGCCCCGAAAACCTGCCTGCGTCACCGGCATGACGTAGGGAGGAAAAAGGAAACCCATTGCCAGTCGTGTCGTTGAATAAAAGGTTGTACTAGTAGGAGTGCACGCTTTTGCATTTCATGAGGCTTCTGACGTTTCGACAGCTTCGTCTGAACTGGAGCGCTGGAGGCTGTGGTGGAGGGTGTGACagctaggggtgaaaacgggacggatacggaCGGATACTAGGTCATCTCATATCCTACCCTAATACAATTTTCTCGGATACAggatcggatacggatagttaAAATCCGGGACGGATACAGGACGGGATCGGGTAATAAATAGGGCGGGTAAGAAACGGATATCGGATATTACCCGGATAGATAACGGATATTAGTCGGATAGTCTGTCCTGATGAAAAAGCCAAATATTGACAAAATGGACACATACAATTCAAGTTACTAACCACAAGTTCATTATAGAACTAAAAAcacaatttcaaaaaaaaaatcaGCAGCATATCCCCTCTTTTAGGCATACTCCACAAGTCCACAAGTATATAACAAATAGTAGATATTTCACACAGGTTCATTATAGAAGAAACAACACAATTTTAAAAGTAAATCAGCAGCATACCCCGTCTTTTATGTATAatccacaagttcacaattccaCAAATATATAATAGATAGTGGATATTTCACACAAGTTCGCCGCAACATTAAAAGAGATACACAACATGCTACATAGTTTATTACAAAAGCGCAAACAACATAGCGAAGGATCTCTTTACGAACAGTGATACGAGACTTGAAAGGAAAGGATGGCCGTAGTGATTTGATAAATTTCATAAAATACTTGTGTTCGGCAACAATGAATGGATATTCATGCATGATGATGGCATAATATAGAAGTCTCACACTGGCTTTCTCATCATATTTATATGTCGCTATGTCATTCCCACTCTGACTTAGCTGTTGTTGACCCTTCACAAGACAATGTTTCAATTTTAAGTGGTTACTAAAAGCCTTTGTACCATTTGAAGCATCAGCCTTAGCTTTATGTGAACATCGAAGACATTTTGCCCACTTTTGCTTAACACTGGAACCATCAGGTTGCTCAACATCTATTTCATACCTTGTGAAATGTTGCCAGACCCATGAAGTGAGTCTTTTCCCAATCTGGCCATCTACTTGTTTTTCATCGTCGCCGACACTTGCTTGGGCACTTGCTGGTATGCTTGCACTTGCACTTGCCCTTACACTTGAACTTGCACTTGCGTTTGCACTAGCGGTAGCACTTGCAATTGCAGGTTGCACAACTACAACAAAAAACATTTTTTATTGCAAATTGAAACTTGCAGCCTATGAAAAGAAAATGCACAAAGTCATTACCTTCAGCTGATTTTTGCATTAAAACCATAAGTTCATTCTTGCTTGATGTGACCTTGAATGCAGATGCCATTAGCTTGCTGCTAGTAGGGGTACCGATTGGCTTCTTGGTTTTCATCTTGGAGATACTCATTGGCATTGGACCTTTATCCTTGTTCATAGCGGGAATTGTCACTGTTGGTACTAGTTTCCGTTGTTTCACA
It encodes:
- the LOC103638693 gene encoding uncharacterized protein isoform X1, which encodes MDVNHITEMEDGLNDDEMEYPFEGDANASNNDQIVEDHADDAPIASGENAIVQQQVGLRKKKYMYVNDHRVVKQRKLVPTVTIPAMNKDKGPMPMSISKMKTKKPIGTPTSSKLMASAFKVTSSKNELMVLMQKSAEVVQPAIASATASANASASSSVRASASASIPASAQASVGDDEKQVDGQIGKRLTSWVWQHFTRYEIDVEQPDGSSVKQKWAKCLRCSHKAKADASNGTKAFSNHLKLKHCLVKGQQQLSQSGNDIATYKYDEKASVRLLYYAIIMHEYPFIVAEHKYFMKFIKSLRPSFPFKSRITVRKEILRYVVCAFVINYVACCVSLLMLRRTCVKYPLSIIYLWNCELVDYT
- the LOC100279655 gene encoding EIN3-binding F-box protein 1 encodes the protein MTERGGYELRPTWATCLPCSPPHKKPAPPGTPSPPHHHHHLLLFPKPVRSLPFIRLLRHFFPVAVSDRVRLRRPTSKSALGSSGAVASPPLLRFASSGVLGATFGFVDGVLGPLRPDMSPFQGYRGDGVLAGVRSRKRVFATAAAEPVTAAAKRQKRRDEPSLDAVPDECLFEVLRRVQGTRARCASACVSRRWLALLAGIRASEAVLAPAAPAVPDLNQEYLSEDDEADLMDHDGDARERTLEGMLATDARLTAAAVAGRLASVSVRGSHPARGVTDAGVCALARGCPELRSLTLWDVPQVTDAGLAEIAAECHSLERLDITGCPMITDKGLVAVAQGCPELKSLTIEACSGVANEGLKAIGRCCAKLQAVSVKNCAHVDDQGVSGLVCSATASLAKVRLQGLNITDASLAVIGYYGKSIKDLTLARLPAVGERGFWVMANALGLQKLRCMTVVSCPGLTDLALASVAKFSPSLKTVNLKKCSKVSDGCLKEFAESSRVLESLQIEECSKVTLVGILAFLLNCNPKFKALSLSKCIGIKDICSAPAQLPVCKSLRSLTIKDCPGFTDASLAVVGMICPQLESIDLSGLGAVTDNGFLPLMKKGSESGLVRVGLNGCESLTDAAVSALAKAHGASLAHLSLEGCSKITDASLFAISESCSQLAELDLSNCMVSDYGVAVLAAARQLKLRVLSLSGCMKVTQKSVPFLGSMSSSLEALNLQFNFIGNHNIASLEKQLWRCDILA
- the LOC103638693 gene encoding uncharacterized protein isoform X2 gives rise to the protein MDVNHITEMEDGLNDDEMEYPFEGDANASNNDQIVEDHADDAPIASGENAIVQQQVGLRKKKYMYVNDHRVVKQRKLVPTVTIPAMNKDKGPMPMSISKMKTKKPIGTPTSSKLMASAFKVTSSKNELMVLMQKSAEVVQPAIASATASANASASSSVRASASASIPASAQASVGDDEKQVDGQIGKRLTSWVWQHFTRVNNS